The region AGATCCAGAGATCTGCATCTAGGGTTCTAAACCCAAGTGAAGTTAACGAAGTTGGAAGAGACTATTAAAGAAGGTTGAGGATTGATGCCGAAATTAGGTACTTAGAGCATCCACAATTGCATTGTTTAATGTGAGAGTTGAATGAGATGGCATGTCTAATTGACATTCAATAGATTAAATTCTATCATTGTGGGATGCcatgttggcattcaatgagtatggagttcaatgaccattgaacCGAGTTCAATGGGAAAAAAGAAACCTTTTAACTATTAAATATATATTCCATGGGAAAAAGAAAACTTTCTAACCATTAAATATATATTCCATTGAACTCTATTGAGTTCAAtgcattataaaaaaattaatgtaGAGTTTTATAGTAATTAAAATGATGATGTGTTATTTTATTAAACTTTAATAAATTTAATGCATTATGAATGTTCTTAATTTTaactttcaaatttaaaaatgagACGTTAGATATTACATTTGGACAAATGTTGACTTAAAATGCCTCATTTGAATAATTTAATGAGTTTCCTTTTTTCATTTTCATACTAGAGtctatttgacaaaaaaaaaaaaaaaaaaaaaaaaatacttgtaAGTAAAAAAACAATtgattaaaaacatataaaagttAGAATATGAGGTTTTATAATAATTCTAATctcaaaaacaataaatatcttatAGTAAAGGTCCATTAATTTTACATGCATATCTCAGCCACCTGGCCACCCCACATGCATTATCCGATCTAAATGTGCCCTATACATATCATCATTTCCCTTAATAGAAATGTAGCCTATTTTAGCATATGAGATACAACTTATATAAAAACATGTACCCAAAAAAAGTAAAAGTCATATGCATGGAAATTTTGTAATTAAACATAATTTTTCACGTTGTATCATGTGGAATAAAGGTACTTTAGTTCATATTTTTATGGTTCAGTCTCTATGCTTTAGTTTTATCATCTATATCCAATTAATAATGTCGAATTAACAGTTGATAAATTGTGGTGTTACTGttacaaatataaataatatatagaTAAACTAGATCCTTGATGGATAAACTTGTCATggtgagaaaaaaaaatatatcaatatgAAATTCTAACGATGGCGCTGCCGTGGTGTCATATTCATTTTTTGACACTTAATATCTGTCACATGCATGCAAGATTGAAAATATAGAACTTTGAAGCTTTTAATGCATACGAGATTGGACCACACGCACATTGCCATTTTTTTTTACTTGAACCGATTAATTCAACGTTAGATCAatattttgctttttttttttttattttttttttatttttttttttaataaaattgctATAATAAATGATACTATGTAGTTTTTAGTTGCCTAATTAAAACTGCATTCATATAACTTAGGATACCTTTCATAAAACATTACTTCTAAATCAATATTTTTATACTATAAACGATACTTCAAACCTCAACCCTTTTTTCAACAAACTAATATACCCATATGTCCAAGGACTCGGGTCGTGTGGAGGTGTGGACTAAAAAACACAAAcagttaattatatattatgtggtTATTTTTTTAGGAACATGTATCACTCCTCCCATTCACTGCAAGAAATAAAAGTATTACCGGTGACAGacgtcgccgctaaaggtccAATATATCGCCGTTAAAGGTATTAGCAACGACATGTCGCCGCTAAATGATCGTCGCTGATGCTACATTGGTCGCCGCTGATGCTCCATTCGTCGCCGTTAAAGTTGCATCGCCACTAATGCTCTCCGTCGCCACTAAAGGCGTCGCTGCTATTAGTATGTATTTCTattcatacaaatacacatatacatacacaatacacatacaaaattcatatatacatatatacgaaaatacatacacatacataatacacatatacatacgaaaaaacatacacatacatatacataaaaatacatatatacataggattgcacatacaaaaacatatatacatacataatacattcaaaatacacatatacacacaAATAAACATCCATATCTACAAACACAAAATACACTTATAAATACACATCAATGCTAGAAATTTAGTAAGGAGAAATGAAAAGGAAAAGGAGAACATGGAGCAGAGATGGGTGAAATTGCAAAGTTTTTTGTGAAATTCCGATGAGGTCGACGATAATGGTGAGCAGATAGAAGAAGGAGAACACAGAAAAATGGAGCAGAGAAGGGTTTTAATGTCGAcggcctttagcggcgacacataCTCATTGGCAGCTACACATGGGAGGGAAAACAACGCGGAGTTTTCTACGTCGTTGGATCATCTCTTAAATCAACGGATGAGATTGAAAGGACACAGATCACCAAAATAagtctttagcggcgacacacACTTTTTAACGACGACACACCGAAGGGAAAACAACGCGGAATTTCTTATGACATCCTAGTCGTAGAATcatcttttaaatcaatggatgaGATTGAAATGACATGATCGCCAAAATAAGCCTTTAGTGGCGACGGTgacttttagcggcgacaaaaaACACGTTTGTTTTTTATCGCCGCTAAAAGTCCCCGTCACTGCTATTGCCAGTTATTCTTGTAGTGATTACCACCACCACATGTCCCTTTTGTTCATACTATTCTTTTTTTATTATAAGTTttgatatttatcatataatttcAATGCCTTTTAATGAAAGAAactatattatttataaaaaaaatgtttgtagCTTTGGTTTTGTGATATAATTATCATGGTTTAAATTAAGAATGTTAATgtgtgatttgaaatttaatGACCAAATGGTGACCAACCCGAGTTAAGTGTTTGGATCCAAATGCTTATCCCATCTATATATATGGTGTCagattttcttcattttttttgggTTGGTTATCCATTCGGGTCATCAAATTCTAAATCACACTCCGGAGTAGGCTTAGGGCCGATAGTTGCTAAGGTTTTACAGTTATAAATACTTGTGGTTTCCATTTGTAATCATTTTGAAAGAGTCTGATGATATAAGAGTTATCCGGTTCATGTCCATAGACATATGGTACGTTAAATCTCTTTGTCATTTTAATTATTGTGTCTGAGCGAACCAAAATAGATGGTGCGGAATTGACAATAATCAATTCACCATCATTTATAAAAATTAATCATATAAGAAAAAACTTGaagttaatatattaatagtacgTAGTTAGGTTTGCGAACTATATCCAACATAACTTTTGATCTGACATAAAATAAATTGTGAAATCATGTTCAAAAAACAACTTTAATCTTGTAAATATCACAAATAGTTCGTAAGATTATATATTTTTGTGAAACATACATATATTCCCTATATAAGAAGTTAATGAGCATTTTTTTTCACTTGAATTGCTATACTTAGATTTTATATATGTCAAGACTTTGAACCACATTAAATTCTTTATGTAAGTTGGTTGTGAAGTTTTGATGTCGGCTCCTTAGTTCTAGATCTCGTATTCCGCGCCTGATCTCATAAAGCCATAGACACCATATATACTTTATGATATAGAAACCATAGTAGTTAAATCTATACATGTTCAATCTATGAAAGCAAAATGGGTATGTATTAAGACTTGATCATGTTAAATGGGTGTGTAATTGAGACTCAAGGTTAACATATAATTAACGTGTTTATAGTTGATCTtttaatgataaatatattaaaaaaaaagatcATATGATTTTATGGTTTTAGAAAGATAATTTTCTTCCTTCATACAGAGTGTACAGTTTCATTTATTGACACACTTACTCCACcagtctgtatatatatatatatatatatatatatatatatatatatatatatatatatatatatatatatatatatatatatatatatatatatatatatatatatatatatatatatatatatatatatatatatatatatatatatatatatatatatatatatatatcgtatttATTCCATCCCACTTACCCTATTACCCCCAATAACTTCACCATTTATGTCCATGTTACAATGAAATAGCATTTCACTTTTATGTCGATCCATGGACCATGTTTAATCTGAATAACGCGCGTTCACTTAAATGGACATAGGACATAACAGACACCAAACCAAGAATCCCTAATACTGAAATGGTGAAAAAACGATACCTACTCCCAAACTGAATAAACAATATTGGTACCAAATTTCATGATTTTAGAGTACCAAGTACCGTCTCATGATATATTTAAATTTGGAACCGGTATTGGTTCGGTACCGGTATATAATCGGGGTTTGGTACTAACGGTAGTATCAaatatttataagaaaaaaaatgagagtaaaataaaaataaagggaAGACTTATTTTCATTACTTTTATGAAATAGTTCTATTAATTCTATGTGCAAATTGCTAATAACTTGGTTGTTAATGTGAAGACTCTTGTTAAGTGTAGCATGAAAATGTAAGTCCCCATTGAttgtataataaaaaaaattaaacactaCATAAGACTTACATGCATGACATATTGACATCATTACATGCATTTCACCAACCCTCTCCAAACCTCATGAAActgtttttttctttataaatatCACCACTTCGTACATACATATTACCACAAATCCTACGCTCATTTTATTCATCATTTAAAAATGAGAAATCTGGTCACGGTTTCCAATGGTGTAAATGAGTCAGAGTTCGGCAAAATACTGCTTTCAGATGTAGTGGTTACAAGTAAGAGAAACCTCTTCTGGGGACGAAAATGGAGGAACATCGACATTCAAATGGGTGTTGGGATTTTAGCTATTCATTTACtagcacttgtcgcaccatttaaGCTTGCTTGGGATGCTTTCTTGTTTGCATTTTGGACATGGGTGTTGTGTGGGATTTGTGGTGTAACTTTGTCGTATCATCGTAATCTAGCACACCACAGCCTCAAACTGCCTAAGTGGCTTGAGTACACGTTTGCTTATCTTGGGGTCCTCTCTTTCCAGGTtggtttttattttctttcataCATATATTCTTTAATTAATCATTAGTTACTTAACTAAACACTCATATGAAgattactttatatatatatatatatatatatatatagagggatCCAATCTTTTGGGTGAGCATTCATAGGTTTCACCATCAATTCGTTGATTCCCAGAAAGATCCACACTCTCCAACTTTTGGGTTTTGGTATAGTCATATGGGTTGGCTCTTTGATAGCGGCTACATTATCGAAAAGGTACCTTGTGTGTTTGTAttccaaaaaaaataagtttgtttTGGCTAATTATCTCATTTAAGTTGATCATATATTTTGCAGTATAAAGAACGTAATAACGTAGAGGATTTAAAGAGTCAAGTATTCTATAGGTTCCTTCAAAGAACATATATATTTCATATATCCGCATTTGCAGCCTGCGTGTATGCTTATGGTGGATTTACCTACTTTGTTTGGGCTGTGGTAAGACTTTGCAATATGAATAATACAAATCACTGTCTTGTTTCCATTTCCATATACAATTAATCATGAATTTATTGACTCATGAGCATTTATGTAGGGTGTTGCACCTACATGGGGTTATCATACGACGTTTCTAGTGAACTCAGCTTGTCATGTATGGGGATATCAAAAGTGGGAGACTGGTGATCTCTCCAAGAATAATTGGTACACAATTAAAGTTCAAaatgtaaatttatatataaagcAATTCATTTGGAAATACTTATATTTAATATGCACACACAGGTGGGTTGCATTGCTTACTTTTGGAGAAGGATGgcataataatcatcatgcattTGAATATTCAGCAAGACATGGGCTAGAATGGTGGCAAATTGACTTTTGTTGGTACATGATAAGGTTTCTTGAAGCAATAGGATTGGCTACCGCTGTTAAGTTGCCAACTGAAGCTCACAAACTAAAGAAATCATTGTCTCACAATAAGTTCAAGTGATGGACATCACATAAATATTTCATGAATTATGAGATATGATTCCTTTTACATGTCAATGTCTATTTTTATGTGTAGAATCTCATTAAATAACAATTAAAGCATGAAAATTGCAAAAATAATGGCATATAATCGTGTATGATTTTAGTAATTGTACGGGTAATTAAAAGCTTCTAATCCTAATGCTCTGTATGTGGTTACATTTGAGAATGTGTGTAACTTTTGTGTAATATATGAGGTGTTCTCTTTTTGTACCCTCTTTTTGAATATATCCAATTTCTAATAATAGCATATAATCGTGTATTATTTTTGCATTATAAAGCAGCACAATAAAATGCACGAATGTTTGCATGAATTGGTGAGTGCTTTGAAAATATACCTAATTTTGGTGTTGTACATTTTACATGAAACTCACCAAGAAAACTTTAACAGATTAACTAACATCAATTGCATCAGTACCCTTATTCAACAAATCTATCCCTGCATCTCAAAAAACAACAAATTTGCAAGCATGTCAGGGATTGAAATCTATGGAAATTTTGCACGGATATACATGAAATAAAGATAAAGCAGCAACACTTTTGTACATAAGGAAAAAATGTCATGAAACGGATTGGATTAAGCCACTTAACTTTCAATTTTTATCTATTGTTTTGttgtaatttttatattttttattgacATGAAGTGGTGTTGATGTGTTGTTACATATGAATTGGTGGGTTTATATTTTTTGAAACAATTTCATCATATAGTAACCAGCTTTCTGTTTGTTCCAATACCTGATCGCTAAAATATAAAGTAATTGCATCAAGAAAAAGTTTTCAATGGAGTGAAGTATTCCGATTCCAATCAAACACTACAAAAATTATTGCATACAAGGAGAGGGGAGATACCTACAACAACTTCTGTGCATATGGATTTGGGTTAGCTGGCCTGAGGAAGATATACCTAGAAATAAGGATCAAATATGAAAGGTTTAAATTTTGGATTCaatatggaaaaaaaaatcaGAGGGACCACTTTGGAATTCGctctaaataaacaaaataacaaaaaaaaatcaatgaaaaTTTAAATCAAGAGTAAAAAATAGAATGAAACACACCTGACCATAAGGTTCTAAATGAGATAATCCTTTCTTCTGGGATCAAGAGTTGGATCCCTATAACCTTTTCTTATTTCTGACTCAAGCTCATTTTAATTCATCCGAAATACATCTTTACACCCTGGCTTAAATGTATAATCATTTGGATTCAATGCTTCATGTTCATGTACATCACGTCCTAAAatcattaacaaaaaaaaaaagaatagtaaattttatttttaaatgaccattttagccTTGGACCAAAACAGGATTACACATCTCACTCACCTGGTTTACTTTTGGCATCTGTATCAACAACAGGTGTCGGGTGGTTTTGGTTTCAATCCTaacacaatcacccaaattaaaAGTTATTATCACGATTAAAAATCTAAACttgtatataaataaataaattacaacATCTATTTATTTAGACAAAGGCCTTACCAAATTTCATGAAGTTTGTTTATACAGTTGAACACACATAAAATACCATCAAATAATAGATGCAAGTTAACAGAAGCAAAGGTCTGATAACAGTACATGTTAAGAACTGCAAAATCACTAAACTCTAGAAATTGAATATGAAAACATGGAAGATAAATAAAATAACTTGTTTGTTTGGCCATTAGCCTTAGTTTTAACAATAAAACTGATAGAAAAATATGGTGTTCCAAGTGCCATTGGTTACATATACCTGAGCAAAGTCGAGCAAAACTACAACaattataaattttttataaaaattagattaaAACCCATTCAAAAAAGTATACTGATTAAATTATTGTATTAGCTTATTCATATGTAAGTGCAGGTAAATAAATTAGTAATAAAATCTTGTTCAAGCATTTCATTGAGCACTTAGTATGCATGATCAAACTTATTATGATATGTATTGCATGATCAGGAAACTGTATTGGAAGTCGATTACTTTTAATATATCTCGTATAGTTATAAACTAAGACTTCTAAAGGATGCTTAGTTTGAAATAAGTTGAATAATTGAATAGTCTCATTATGGAGTAAATTATGAGATTAAGGCGGAGTGTAGTAGTCCTCATTTTTCTAGACAATCAGAAATGATGTTCTGAATCTGACAACCGATAGGTATGTCTGTGTCATCTATCAGAGTAGGATGACAACACTTGATTATTCTAGACGGTCTTGTGAATTACGTTGCTAGTGTGAACTTATAACATATAGACGTAGATAAAACGGGATACAATATTTATCGAACACTCTAAACATTGGTTGTCTTTAAATGACTTACATTGGCCAAGGAATCCCCTAGCTGTGTAGTTAGTTAGTTGCTCAaacgactcatcatggaaggTGATTCTTCTAGATGATCGTTGAACTAGGATTTATAAGAATCGGTCGGACTGCGTGGGTATTGGTAGATTGTTTTATAGATATCTACGTTggattatatgtatctatattGTATGTTGAGAACTTCCCACTTGGTCATTGCATAAAGCGTTGTACGTGGATTTGAAAGAAAATAGAAGTATTATTTTGGTTTAAAATGATAAGATTGGTTGgtatttacaaaaataaaaaataaaaataaaacaaaataaattaatattggaaaaaagaagacagaaagaaagGACATCGACACCACAAAGCTGGGCACAACCACACTAGAAACGGTGTGGTGGTGTGGGCCGTGTCTTTGCTGGCATCCGTGGCTGATGAACGGCCACTCCCAACAGCCTCACCATTGCTTGTGACAAATACTCTTTCCACTTTTGAAAGCCTAGAGACCAGAACAACATAACCTAATAAAGCATAGAAAATAGAGTGTCTCTGTCACAACTTACAACCATGAACAGAAGAAAATGCAAAGAAAGTGGAGCGTGACAACAAGCAATAGAATAATTATCAAGAGAAAGATTGGAAACCCATACGAAGAAAAGACGTACCCGCTTTCCGTCAAACCCATTGGTGCGATTCATGAACATGCAATCCAACATAGGAATTTGAGTTTTCAAGTATTTTGAAAGGATTCACAACAGATTATGGTTTATATGGaaattaaaccaaaaaaaaatcgaAGAATAAATATATCATTAATTGAAAGGCAAATTCAGGAGAACAGTGATGGTTGCAATTTCACGAAATCTAAATCAATTCGCTCAATTCTTCAGTATTGATCGACATAATGGAAGCATACCGATTGTATTTTGGTTACAATCCAGTGATGTTCCAAGCTGATATACAAGTACAACAGAGAGGCAATAGGCTTTGTTACAGAGATCATTTAGCTTTTTGAAAGATTCAATTTAGTGGCAGGGGAAGAAAGCGTCTTTTCGGTATTTCTTTTTTAGCAGGCGccttgaaaaaagaaaaaaacatatcATCTAATAATTTTTTATGAGTATTTTTAATTAGAGATCACACCATCACGCGATACAGAAAAATTCTTCACATGATTGTAGTGACGCAATTAATgttaaaaacataattatattattgtttaATAGAAAATGACAGAAGGTTTGTTCATTTTTGTGAATTTGAACTGATGTTCATAGAAAATTATATTTCGAAAAAATATTGAGTATATAGTAATACAAAATCGTGCTTTGTATAGATATAAAATAAGAGAATAAATTTTATAACGATATGAAAAGGGTATATAAAAttagaaaatatattttataacgataaaagaaaaaatatatttaataatatattcttatttatACCGAATATTACATGATAAGAGTTATAActataaaatcatatatatatatatatatatatatatatatatatatatatatatatatatatatatatatatatatatatatatatatatatatatatatatatatatatatatatatatatatatatatatatatatatatgaaaaatttgAGGCCCATGCTAAGTACGGTCCATGAAGGTGATTTAGAAAATCTTAAATTGTTATGTtttgataatataaaaaaatgaagGTACATTGTATTTTAGTAATTAATACACTTCCATTTATTTCTATTAAATCTTTGTATTTAAGAAATTTCTATCAAGTCATCATACTCCCAAAAACTGATGCATACAAGCAATTAAAAATAAGAGAGATTAATGGCATATGTTATGTGGAATTGAGTTATGTTTGGTAGTATAATACATCTCTGTTTTTGCTAACATAAGTATGTAACGGTCCTTTTTCAAGCTTGTGATTAGTTCACTAGATAGGTAGAAAGGTAAAGGTCATGATCTTTTCGTTCTCGATAATTGAGAACCTCGGTTTACAATGAAGAATTCAGAATAGTTTGTGAATATAAATGCAGGAACTGATCAAtagagtttatattttataatcagTGAACAAGTTTAAGTTAAAACAAATTTTGACTTTGGGGTCTAATAAGGTCATTTGTATATTTATAATTTCTACGAACTATTTAATTTTTGCAAGCAAGTTTAGATCATTAAGTTAATCACTTTAGTTAGGGGAAACtacaaacatctttatcaaatttgttgCATGCCATAATGATGAATTTCGCAACCAAGTATTTTACTAAAATGTAAGATGCTATAACAAATCGAAAACACAAACCTATGTTTCCTTCCATAAACGCACATGAAATCATAAGTAAATGAAGAGGAGATTTTGACTATGGAGTCAATGGATTACATTTCATCTTCAAAATTGCAAACGAGACTTTACAATATTCAAgtatttttaaaaaatgaaactATATGTCGAAACATAAGCAGGATAGAAAAACATTTATGTTAAGATGTAATGAATATATACCGTTTTCAAATTTTGAAAGAAATAATGTGAAAGAAATAGGTTTGACCTAAACAACCAAGTATAGCATTTTTTTTCTTGGAAGTGTACCAAACTTCTATTAGAAAGGTACCCATAAGAGATCAAGATAAAATGATACCATCTTATAAATCCAAAAGAAAACAGTATTGGAGTTGAGAAGTCAAAAGAAGGAAAAGTTTATCTTGGGTCAATCAATTAATTTTCAACCTTGGAAAAAAGcacaactgtaacatcccaactcccaggtataatatttaattaatttatattcattttgacaaggcaacttgatgagttggaggccccaactcgtcgagtagaaattgAGATAGCCATGCGGGTTTTAGAGTCAACTTAACGAGTTAGAGgacccaactcgatgagtaggagttgagcgagaaaaccctaattttcagggtttgcaccatatttaaaggacattaagtcttttaccccgcctccctcatcaccttaacaccctgagagaaaccctaatcgagctattatcatctgtgtgtgtgtgtgtgagagagagagagagagagagaggctaagaGTGTGTTTTGGGTGCATTCTTTGAAGGAGCTTGAGGAGCAAAAGGCTTGGAATGAGAAGGAGTCCTTGGATCCGGCATTCTTTCAGTGTTAGCggccatttggaggtaaaaagccacTAACTTGAtcacttgtttgttagatctctccattagagagTTATGGCCATTTTTAGCATTTCCCTTGGGTCCTTAGTGGCTTTGAGTTTATCTTGAAGCTAAGACTTCAGATATGGACATTATTAGGCCCTTTAGGCCTAATGACTTGAGCTTTATCCAATTTTGGCCAACTTCCATACCTTAAACCCTTTGTTGAGCTTTGGTTTGGCAAACTtagccctagatgccatgcatggacgtaaagcttgcaactttacgtggtatttcagccttaggaggctagatctagagttttggGCATGATTCTTTCTTAAAGATGTTTGAATGAGAGAATGGCTTGAAGGAAATCGACAAGTTagtgagccaactcgacgagttggttagggttttccccccGATAGTTTGGACGTGTTacaaacttggcgagttggtgagataactcggcgagttgagttggattttctCGATATTATAGAGAAaagaaggaactcaacgagtcacatagatgcactcgacgagttgggtcaacatggacagttgactTGAGCGTTGACTTCCATTGACTATTAGGGTTTGGCCAAATTGtggactttggagaccatggaagggtaaaatggtctttcaccctttccgAGAGTTAGTAAAAGGGTTAGCATAACATTTTTGGAGTTgttataaattattaattagagatgaGTATGATATGTAGGCGTAGTCTAGACCGATCATTGAGTACGAGACGTACTTGCTTACTTACTAGGTGAGTCTACTcgctatacttacctgagtggtaat is a window of Lactuca sativa cultivar Salinas chromosome 1, Lsat_Salinas_v11, whole genome shotgun sequence DNA encoding:
- the LOC111909664 gene encoding palmitoyl-monogalactosyldiacylglycerol delta-7 desaturase, chloroplastic isoform X1, with the protein product MRNLVTVSNGVNESEFGKILLSDVVVTSKRNLFWGRKWRNIDIQMGVGILAIHLLALVAPFKLAWDAFLFAFWTWVLCGICGVTLSYHRNLAHHSLKLPKWLEYTFAYLGVLSFQRDPIFWVSIHRFHHQFVDSQKDPHSPTFGFWYSHMGWLFDSGYIIEKYKERNNVEDLKSQVFYRFLQRTYIFHISAFAACVYAYGGFTYFVWAVGVAPTWGYHTTFLVNSACHVWGYQKWETGDLSKNNWWVALLTFGEGWHNNHHAFEYSARHGLEWWQIDFCWYMIRFLEAIGLATAVKLPTEAHKLKKSLSHNKFK
- the LOC111909664 gene encoding palmitoyl-monogalactosyldiacylglycerol delta-7 desaturase, chloroplastic isoform X2; its protein translation is MRNLVTVSNGVNESEFGKILLSDVVVTSKRNLFWGRKWRNIDIQMGVGILAIHLLALVAPFKLAWDAFLFAFWTWVLCGICGVTLSYHRNLAHHSLKLPKWLEYTFAYLGVLSFQKDPHSPTFGFWYSHMGWLFDSGYIIEKYKERNNVEDLKSQVFYRFLQRTYIFHISAFAACVYAYGGFTYFVWAVGVAPTWGYHTTFLVNSACHVWGYQKWETGDLSKNNWWVALLTFGEGWHNNHHAFEYSARHGLEWWQIDFCWYMIRFLEAIGLATAVKLPTEAHKLKKSLSHNKFK